One stretch of Pseudomonas fragi DNA includes these proteins:
- a CDS encoding ankyrin repeat domain-containing protein, translating to MGSRLFKYAPLTAGLLLVAGVMASDKTLLTAVKDGELGRVQQLLAQGPDLNARALDGSSALLLATRSNQIDIARALIEAGADVNQKNLIQDSPYLLAGASGHTEILKMTLAHGADLKSTNRYGGTALIPACERGHVDTVAVLIAAGVDLNHVNRLGWTCLMEAIVLSDGGAPHQQIVSQLIAAGADLNLPDSNGLSPLQQAQQRGQSAIAQLLRDAGAH from the coding sequence ATGGGTTCGCGCTTATTTAAATATGCTCCGTTGACGGCTGGGCTGCTGCTCGTCGCGGGGGTGATGGCCAGCGACAAAACGCTGCTGACTGCCGTGAAAGACGGCGAGCTGGGCAGGGTGCAGCAACTGCTGGCGCAAGGTCCTGACCTCAATGCCCGGGCGCTGGATGGCAGCAGCGCGCTGCTGCTGGCAACCCGCTCCAACCAGATCGATATCGCCAGGGCGTTGATCGAGGCGGGCGCCGACGTTAACCAGAAAAACCTGATCCAGGACAGCCCCTACCTGCTGGCAGGCGCCAGCGGGCACACTGAAATCCTCAAGATGACCCTGGCCCACGGTGCCGACCTGAAGAGTACCAACCGCTACGGCGGTACCGCCTTGATCCCTGCATGCGAGCGTGGCCATGTTGATACGGTGGCCGTGCTGATCGCTGCAGGCGTTGATCTGAACCATGTCAATCGCCTGGGCTGGACCTGCTTGATGGAAGCCATCGTGCTCTCCGACGGGGGCGCGCCCCATCAGCAGATTGTCAGCCAGTTGATTGCTGCCGGTGCTGACTTGAACCTGCCTGACAGCAATGGCTTGAGCCCGTTGCAGCAAGCGCAACAGCGCGGTCAGAGCGCGATTGCACAATTGCTGCGCGATGCTGGTGCCCACTGA
- a CDS encoding CynX/NimT family MFS transporter, protein MSLDKGSLRVVAHWTLLIVLGLNLRPLLSSISPLLLQIRADTGMSFQASAWLTSLPVICMGLVALLGLRLQARLGERNGVALGLCMIVVACLWRLFAHQGETLMATALLGGAGIALIQALVPALIKRQFQHRVALALGVYSASLMAGGGLAALVSPQVAEHFSHWQAGLGMWLLPALVALLMWWLLPFAGTAQPVQGGSTRAWSSRRAWLLALYFGLVNCGYMSMVAWLPAYYLQMGWSATQSGSLLAFMTIFQVIAALVMPALAHRSSDRRPLLAISLGAQAVGYIGLVLWPLGSPHVWVALIGFGLGACFALSLILVLDHCRKPAEAGQLAGFVQGAGFLLNAVSPWMTGWLRELTGSFVSAWWVLVVAVVSMLVLTRIFSPASNSRGV, encoded by the coding sequence ATGTCCCTGGATAAAGGCTCGCTACGGGTTGTTGCCCATTGGACCTTGCTGATTGTGCTTGGGCTTAACCTGCGCCCGCTGCTCAGTTCGATCAGCCCGTTGTTGCTGCAAATCCGTGCCGACACCGGCATGAGCTTTCAAGCCAGCGCCTGGTTGACCAGCCTGCCGGTGATTTGCATGGGCCTGGTGGCCTTGCTCGGGCTGCGCTTGCAAGCCCGTTTGGGCGAGCGTAATGGCGTGGCCCTGGGCTTGTGCATGATTGTGGTGGCCTGCCTTTGGCGTTTGTTTGCTCACCAGGGCGAAACCCTGATGGCCACGGCGTTGTTGGGCGGTGCCGGTATTGCGCTGATCCAGGCATTGGTACCGGCGCTGATCAAGCGCCAGTTCCAGCATCGCGTCGCCCTGGCGCTGGGCGTTTATAGCGCATCGCTGATGGCTGGCGGCGGTCTGGCTGCACTGGTCAGCCCGCAGGTTGCCGAGCATTTCAGCCACTGGCAGGCCGGGCTGGGGATGTGGCTGCTGCCGGCGCTTGTGGCGCTGCTGATGTGGTGGTTGCTGCCCTTTGCAGGCACGGCGCAGCCGGTGCAGGGGGGGTCGACCCGCGCGTGGTCCAGTCGCCGGGCGTGGTTACTGGCGCTGTACTTCGGGCTGGTGAACTGTGGCTATATGAGCATGGTCGCGTGGTTGCCAGCGTACTATTTGCAAATGGGCTGGAGTGCGACCCAAAGTGGCTCGCTACTGGCGTTCATGACTATTTTCCAGGTTATCGCCGCGCTGGTGATGCCGGCGCTGGCCCATCGCAGCAGCGATCGGCGTCCGCTATTGGCGATTAGCCTGGGGGCACAGGCCGTGGGTTATATCGGGCTGGTGCTGTGGCCGCTGGGTTCACCCCATGTGTGGGTGGCCTTGATCGGTTTTGGCCTGGGCGCCTGTTTTGCCCTGAGCCTGATTCTGGTCCTGGACCATTGCCGCAAACCCGCTGAAGCAGGGCAGCTTGCAGGTTTTGTGCAAGGGGCCGGATTTTTGCTCAATGCCGTATCCCCGTGGATGACCGGCTGGCTGCGGGAACTGACGGGCAGTTTTGTCAGTGCCTGGTGGGTGTTGGTGGTAGCGGTTGTGTCGATGCTGGTGCTGACGCGGATCTTTAGCCCGGCGAGTAATAGCCGGGGGGTGTGA
- the rssB gene encoding two-component system response regulator RssB, with amino-acid sequence MQKTSATLLIIDDDEVVRASLAAYLEDSGFSVLQASNGVQGLQMFEQEQPDLIICDLRMPQMSGLELIRQVAQRSAQTPVIVISGAGVMSDVVEALRLGAADYLIKPLEDLAVLEHSVHRALDRARLQLENQRYRDKLESANRELEASLHLLQEDQNAGRQVQMNMLPVSPWTTDEFSFAHKIIPSLYLSGDFVDYFRVDEHRVAFYLADVSGHGASSAFVTVLLKFMTTRLLFESKRNGTLPEFKPSEVLGHINRGLINCKLGKHVTMVGGVINEETGELTYSIGGHLPLPVLYTPDSVSYLEGRGLPVGLFNEATYEDQVLKLPQTFSLTLMSDGILDLLTEQTLKEKEAALPQLVKTAGGSLDGLRRVFGLATLGEMPDDIALLVLSRNLK; translated from the coding sequence ATGCAAAAAACCAGTGCCACGCTGCTGATCATTGATGACGACGAAGTTGTACGCGCAAGTCTGGCGGCCTACCTCGAAGACAGCGGCTTCAGCGTCCTTCAGGCCAGCAATGGCGTGCAAGGCCTCCAGATGTTCGAGCAAGAGCAGCCAGATCTGATCATCTGTGACCTGCGCATGCCGCAAATGAGTGGTCTGGAGCTGATTCGCCAGGTTGCCCAGCGCTCGGCACAGACGCCGGTGATCGTCATCTCGGGCGCAGGGGTCATGAGCGATGTGGTCGAGGCCTTGCGCCTGGGCGCTGCCGACTACCTGATCAAGCCTCTGGAAGACCTTGCAGTGCTGGAGCACTCGGTTCACCGTGCGCTGGATCGTGCGCGCCTGCAGCTTGAGAACCAGCGCTATCGGGACAAGCTGGAGTCGGCCAACCGCGAACTGGAAGCCAGCCTGCATTTGCTGCAGGAAGACCAGAATGCCGGGCGGCAGGTGCAGATGAACATGCTGCCGGTCAGCCCCTGGACCACGGATGAGTTCAGCTTTGCGCACAAGATCATCCCGTCCCTGTACCTGTCTGGCGATTTTGTCGACTACTTCCGGGTTGACGAGCATCGTGTGGCCTTTTATCTGGCAGACGTTTCCGGGCACGGTGCCTCTTCGGCCTTTGTCACGGTACTGCTCAAGTTCATGACCACGCGCCTGCTGTTCGAGTCCAAGCGCAATGGCACCTTGCCTGAGTTCAAGCCTTCCGAAGTGCTTGGGCACATCAACCGCGGCCTGATCAACTGCAAGCTGGGCAAGCATGTGACGATGGTGGGCGGCGTGATCAATGAAGAAACCGGCGAACTGACCTACAGCATTGGCGGGCACTTGCCCTTGCCGGTGCTCTACACTCCAGACAGTGTCAGTTATCTGGAAGGGCGGGGGTTGCCCGTTGGCTTGTTCAACGAAGCCACCTACGAAGACCAGGTCCTGAAATTGCCGCAAACCTTCAGCCTGACGCTGATGTCGGACGGAATTCTGGATCTTTTGACCGAGCAGACACTCAAAGAGAAAGAAGCTGCTTTACCGCAATTGGTAAAAACAGCAGGCGGCAGCCTGGATGGCCTGCGCCGGGTGTTTGGATTAGCTACGCTAGGTGAGATGCCGGATGATATCGCCTTGTTGGTGTTGAGCAGGAACCTTAAATGA
- a CDS encoding aryl-sulfate sulfotransferase: MSKLHSTTLKRQKTGLIGVDHSRSAGGYTLFAPQTADGNVLLIDLDGEIVHRWKLPQRPGRDAVILRNGNLGYNGNHPESPDLFPGWSVWHGGAFSEVTPDGEVVWEHTDLLHHHDAQWLDNGHLLYTTVAPLSPELASRVVGGIPGSEAPGGVIYGDVVKEVDRQGHVVWEWRSWEHLRPEDYPLHDAFERYHWPMTNAVSPGRDGKVILSLRSVSSVIAVSRDNGAVLWRLGHDLVAQQHCPSELENGNVLVFDNGISRPHSSMPHSRIVEIEPLSQQIVWQYADTPGYAFFTPFMGGAQRLHNGNTLATEANFGRLFEITATGDVVWEYINPYFAAYPDAAARAYLPGENNAIFRAHRYQRQDIPWLGDPR; encoded by the coding sequence ATGTCAAAACTGCACAGCACCACCCTCAAACGCCAGAAGACCGGCCTGATCGGCGTCGATCATTCCCGCAGCGCCGGTGGCTACACGCTGTTCGCCCCGCAAACGGCCGATGGCAATGTATTGCTGATCGACCTGGACGGCGAAATTGTCCACCGCTGGAAGCTGCCCCAACGCCCCGGCCGCGACGCGGTGATACTGCGCAACGGCAACCTGGGCTACAACGGCAACCACCCTGAATCCCCTGATCTGTTCCCGGGCTGGTCGGTCTGGCATGGCGGGGCCTTCAGCGAGGTCACCCCTGACGGCGAAGTGGTCTGGGAGCACACTGACCTGTTGCACCATCACGATGCGCAATGGCTGGACAACGGCCACCTGCTCTACACCACTGTCGCGCCATTGAGCCCGGAGCTGGCCAGTCGCGTAGTGGGCGGTATTCCTGGCAGCGAGGCGCCGGGCGGGGTTATTTATGGGGATGTGGTCAAGGAAGTCGACCGCCAGGGGCATGTGGTGTGGGAGTGGCGCAGTTGGGAACATCTGCGCCCTGAAGACTACCCGCTGCATGATGCGTTCGAACGCTATCACTGGCCCATGACCAACGCCGTTTCGCCCGGCCGCGATGGCAAGGTCATCCTCAGCTTGCGCAGCGTTTCGTCGGTGATTGCCGTTTCCCGCGACAACGGTGCAGTATTGTGGCGCCTGGGCCATGACCTGGTTGCGCAACAGCACTGCCCGAGCGAGCTGGAAAATGGCAATGTGCTGGTCTTCGACAACGGCATCTCTCGCCCGCACAGTAGCATGCCGCACTCGCGAATTGTGGAAATAGAACCACTGAGCCAGCAGATCGTGTGGCAGTACGCCGATACCCCGGGCTATGCCTTTTTCACCCCGTTCATGGGCGGCGCGCAACGCCTGCACAACGGCAATACGCTGGCGACTGAAGCCAATTTTGGCCGTCTGTTTGAAATCACCGCGACGGGAGACGTGGTCTGGGAATATATCAACCCCTACTTCGCCGCGTACCCCGATGCAGCAGCCAGAGCCTATCTGCCGGGTGAAAACAACGCGATCTTTCGCGCGCACCGTTATCAGCGCCAGGATATTCCCTGGCTGGGTGATCCACGCTAA
- a CDS encoding LysR family transcriptional regulator — protein MFDPILLRSFVAVVDCANFTRAAQRLHLTQSTVSQQIRRLEDSVGCKLLDREQRRVMATPEGERLLAYARRILALQEEAREVLVDLQSEGVLRLGVPEDFAAERLMPILSRFGLEHPGVRLEVTCGLGPELMRVYRQGEFDLLLVKQMGQGVDCLACWPEPMCWVDSRSAPAFGRDPLALVAFPVGGLYRNEMLHHLEMAGWHWRINYSSASLASVCAAVAAGLGISLLPTRVIGPQHKVLQASSGLPDIQGVYLALYAQPGLSHAGHLLLGQLRELCEAPQPRTAAT, from the coding sequence ATGTTCGATCCCATCCTGTTGCGCAGTTTTGTGGCCGTCGTCGACTGCGCCAATTTCACCCGCGCGGCACAACGCCTGCACCTGACCCAGTCCACGGTCAGCCAGCAGATACGGCGCCTGGAAGACAGCGTTGGCTGCAAGCTGCTCGACCGTGAACAGCGCCGGGTAATGGCCACCCCTGAGGGTGAGCGCTTGCTGGCGTATGCCCGGCGCATCCTGGCACTCCAGGAAGAAGCCCGCGAGGTGCTGGTCGATCTGCAAAGCGAGGGTGTGTTGCGCCTGGGCGTGCCTGAAGACTTTGCCGCCGAACGCCTGATGCCGATCCTTTCCCGGTTTGGCCTGGAGCACCCCGGAGTACGCCTGGAAGTCACCTGCGGCCTGGGCCCGGAGCTGATGCGCGTGTATCGCCAAGGCGAGTTCGACCTGTTGCTGGTCAAGCAGATGGGGCAAGGCGTCGATTGCCTGGCGTGCTGGCCCGAACCCATGTGCTGGGTCGACAGCCGCTCAGCCCCGGCCTTTGGTCGCGACCCGCTGGCCCTGGTGGCCTTTCCTGTGGGTGGGCTGTACCGCAATGAAATGCTGCATCATCTGGAGATGGCGGGCTGGCACTGGCGCATCAATTACTCAAGTGCCAGCTTGGCCAGTGTCTGCGCCGCCGTGGCGGCGGGCTTGGGCATCAGTTTGCTGCCAACCCGGGTAATCGGCCCGCAGCACAAGGTGCTGCAGGCCAGTAGCGGTCTGCCGGACATTCAGGGGGTGTATCTGGCACTCTATGCCCAGCCCGGCCTCAGCCATGCGGGCCATTTGCTGCTGGGCCAGTTACGCGAACTGTGCGAAGCCCCGCAGCCGAGGACTGCTGCAACCTGA
- a CDS encoding GlxA family transcriptional regulator — MSRQTVALHAKHPSFAAMPRTVVVLAFDELLLLNAAGPLEVFAAIPRLLGGAFASHPPYRLVLVSPAGGQITSVSGISVNTLSLEQLDRQAPVIDTLIVAGGPGVSALEASAHVCSWLRSRAAHIRRLCSIGTGTFALAAAGLLDGRKVVTHWKFAEQLQARYPALQCQSEGLYLHDANLWTCAGAAAGIDLALGLVEQDLGAHAALELARYFTVFLWRSAKQPQLSASLNAQSRALRTDPDVRLVRLHGWIAANLQSDLRVEKLAEQFGMSPRHFARAYVATTGHTPAQAVELLRLDAACQLLKTTSEPIKRIAETAGFGREERMRRVFHKQLGISPHAYRNQNPCAVLQD, encoded by the coding sequence ATGTCGAGGCAAACCGTGGCGCTCCATGCCAAACACCCCTCTTTTGCTGCCATGCCGCGCACGGTGGTGGTGCTGGCGTTCGATGAGCTGTTGCTGCTCAACGCGGCGGGACCGCTGGAGGTGTTCGCCGCCATACCCCGACTGTTGGGTGGCGCTTTTGCCAGTCATCCGCCTTATCGGCTGGTGCTTGTATCACCGGCAGGAGGCCAGATCACGTCGGTTTCCGGGATCAGCGTCAATACACTGTCCCTGGAGCAGCTCGACCGCCAGGCGCCAGTGATCGACACCCTGATAGTGGCTGGCGGGCCGGGTGTGTCAGCACTTGAAGCCAGCGCGCATGTCTGCAGCTGGTTACGCAGCCGCGCCGCGCATATACGCAGGCTGTGCTCCATAGGTACAGGCACCTTCGCCCTGGCCGCAGCCGGCCTGCTCGATGGGCGCAAGGTGGTGACCCACTGGAAATTTGCCGAACAACTGCAAGCCCGCTACCCGGCGCTGCAGTGCCAGAGTGAAGGGTTGTACCTGCACGACGCCAACCTCTGGACATGTGCGGGGGCCGCTGCCGGTATTGACCTGGCGCTGGGGCTGGTGGAGCAGGATCTCGGCGCCCATGCCGCCCTGGAGCTGGCGCGCTATTTCACCGTTTTCCTCTGGCGTTCGGCCAAACAGCCCCAGCTCAGTGCGTCGCTCAATGCCCAGTCCCGGGCCCTGCGGACCGACCCGGACGTGCGTCTGGTGCGCCTGCATGGGTGGATTGCGGCCAACCTGCAAAGCGATCTGCGGGTGGAGAAACTGGCGGAGCAATTTGGCATGAGCCCGCGCCATTTTGCCCGTGCCTATGTGGCCACTACCGGCCATACCCCCGCCCAGGCAGTAGAGTTGTTGCGCCTTGATGCCGCCTGTCAGTTGCTGAAAACCACGAGCGAGCCGATCAAGCGGATTGCCGAAACTGCAGGGTTTGGTCGGGAGGAGCGCATGCGGCGCGTGTTTCACAAGCAGTTGGGCATCAGCCCGCACGCCTACCGAAACCAGAACCCATGCGCTGTGCTGCAAGACTGA
- a CDS encoding DUF4404 family protein: protein MPARDLQEQLNTLREQLEQNPPLTQEEREHLNQLATQIQAQIDIEKATNDSSLADNVNLAVERFEVDHPTLAVTLRSIVQTLGNIGI from the coding sequence ATGCCTGCCCGCGACCTGCAAGAACAACTCAACACCTTGCGCGAGCAACTGGAACAGAATCCGCCGCTCACCCAGGAAGAGCGTGAGCATTTGAACCAGCTCGCGACACAAATCCAGGCTCAGATCGATATCGAAAAAGCCACCAACGATTCCAGCCTGGCCGACAACGTCAACCTCGCGGTTGAGCGCTTTGAGGTCGACCACCCCACTCTGGCCGTTACCCTGCGCAGCATCGTGCAAACCCTGGGCAATATCGGTATCTGA
- a CDS encoding nucleoside deaminase: MNNDEIYLQRAVELAANNVTAGGRPFAAVLVRHDQVIVEAVNSIHISQDPTAHAEMLAIRGASQQLGARLDGCVIYASGQPCPMCLGAMYLCGVSRVVYAATNQQAEPFGLSTAAIYQQMALPLSDQQLPVRHLPQPAMTAIYQNWKALHVPG; this comes from the coding sequence ATGAACAACGATGAGATTTACCTGCAACGTGCCGTGGAATTGGCCGCCAATAATGTCACCGCGGGGGGCCGGCCTTTTGCAGCGGTGCTGGTGCGGCACGATCAAGTGATTGTCGAGGCGGTCAACAGCATCCATATCAGCCAGGACCCGACCGCACACGCAGAAATGCTGGCGATCCGTGGTGCCAGCCAGCAACTGGGGGCGAGACTGGATGGCTGTGTGATCTACGCCAGTGGCCAGCCTTGCCCCATGTGCCTGGGCGCCATGTACCTGTGCGGTGTGTCGAGGGTGGTGTATGCCGCGACCAACCAGCAGGCTGAGCCCTTCGGGCTGTCTACCGCCGCGATCTACCAGCAGATGGCATTGCCCCTGAGTGACCAGCAGTTGCCTGTGCGGCATCTGCCGCAACCGGCCATGACGGCGATCTACCAGAACTGGAAGGCGTTGCATGTCCCTGGATAA
- a CDS encoding VacJ family lipoprotein produces the protein MRWTVRLAPLFICAGVTMMPLAANAATEDDPWEGFNRVVFKFNDTLDTYALKPIAQGYQFITPQFLEDGIHNMYRNVGDVRNLANNVLQVKPHAAGVDTARLLMNTIVGVGGFFDVGTKMGLQRNDEDFGQTLGYWGLNSGPYLVLPLLGPSTVRDALGIYPDSYAEPYRYMHDVSARNTVAGMKIIDARANLLSAEKLITGDKYIFIRNAYLQSREFKVKDGQVVDDF, from the coding sequence ATGCGCTGGACTGTTCGTCTCGCTCCATTGTTTATCTGTGCCGGTGTGACCATGATGCCTTTGGCAGCCAATGCCGCCACCGAGGATGACCCTTGGGAAGGTTTTAACCGGGTCGTGTTCAAATTCAACGACACCCTCGATACCTATGCCCTGAAGCCGATTGCCCAGGGCTATCAGTTCATCACTCCGCAGTTTCTGGAGGATGGCATCCACAACATGTACCGCAACGTCGGTGACGTGCGCAACCTGGCCAACAACGTGTTGCAGGTCAAGCCACACGCTGCGGGCGTGGATACCGCCCGTTTGCTGATGAACACCATTGTCGGTGTTGGCGGCTTCTTTGATGTGGGCACCAAGATGGGCCTGCAGCGCAACGACGAAGACTTTGGCCAGACCCTAGGCTACTGGGGCCTGAACAGCGGCCCGTACCTGGTGCTGCCGCTGCTGGGCCCAAGTACCGTGCGTGACGCCTTGGGCATCTACCCGGACTCCTATGCCGAACCCTACCGCTACATGCATGACGTCTCGGCGCGCAACACTGTTGCCGGGATGAAAATCATCGATGCCCGCGCCAACCTGCTGTCTGCTGAAAAGCTGATCACCGGTGACAAGTACATTTTCATTCGCAATGCGTATCTGCAAAGCCGTGAATTCAAAGTCAAAGACGGGCAAGTTGTCGACGACTTCTGA
- the rssC gene encoding anti-sigma factor antagonist RssC: protein MSTGRIQFAEQDGTFVLKFVGEVRLTLCSALDATIERIFTALNFNAIVIDLTETRSIDSTTLGLLAKLSILSRQKIGLLPTVVTTHEDITRLLESMGFDQVFNIIGKPIPCPECLTDLPSQDQTEEVVRVKVLEAHKILMGLNDSNREAFHDLVNALERH from the coding sequence ATGAGTACCGGTAGAATTCAGTTCGCCGAACAGGATGGCACCTTCGTCCTGAAGTTTGTGGGTGAAGTGCGTCTGACCTTGTGTTCGGCACTGGATGCGACAATCGAGAGGATCTTCACGGCGCTGAACTTCAACGCCATCGTGATCGACCTCACCGAAACCCGCAGTATCGACAGCACCACCCTGGGCTTGCTGGCGAAACTGTCGATCCTGTCGCGGCAAAAAATCGGCCTGCTGCCGACGGTGGTCACCACCCACGAAGACATCACCCGCTTGCTGGAGTCGATGGGCTTCGACCAGGTGTTCAACATTATCGGCAAGCCGATTCCGTGCCCGGAGTGCCTGACCGACCTGCCTTCACAGGACCAGACCGAAGAGGTGGTGCGGGTGAAGGTACTGGAAGCGCACAAGATTCTGATGGGGCTCAACGACTCCAACCGTGAAGCCTTCCATGACCTGGTGAATGCCCTCGAGCGCCACTGA